From the Gemmatimonadota bacterium genome, one window contains:
- a CDS encoding helix-turn-helix transcriptional regulator — protein sequence MVLLSVLRLGDGAYALAIIRELDREVGRRVSRGALYKTLDRLEGKEYVSWSTEESTPDRGGHPRRLFTVTPVGVQVLQAARVALFRLWDGLDSVLGERPA from the coding sequence ATGGTGCTGCTGTCGGTCCTGCGCCTGGGTGACGGCGCGTACGCGCTCGCGATCATCCGGGAGCTCGATCGCGAAGTGGGCCGTAGGGTCTCGCGTGGTGCGCTCTACAAGACGCTGGACAGGCTCGAGGGCAAGGAGTACGTGAGTTGGTCGACGGAGGAGTCCACACCGGACCGGGGTGGACATCCGAGGCGGCTCTTCACGGTCACGCCCGTCGGCGTCCAAGTGCTGCAGGCGGCGCGCGTGGCGCTCTTCCGTCTCTGGGACGGGCTCGATTCGGTCCTGGGCGAACGTCCGGCGTGA